The sequence below is a genomic window from Lolium perenne isolate Kyuss_39 chromosome 4, Kyuss_2.0, whole genome shotgun sequence.
ATGTAACATGGACATTTCAGGGATAAGGAAAAATTAAAAATTGTAAAGGTGTACAACTTATATATTCTATAGCTAGAAATAATTATAAACCAAGCTCCTACTTATTACCAAAACTGTGAATTATTTGATCTTCACTGATACTCTACTACATGCCATCTTCTTACAAGGAATTTCCTTTTCAGCTCCTTAACATTAATTGTATACTCGAATAGAGAACATATCAACATGACATTCATCTATGAATAATAAACACCTCCGCCTGGTAAATATTAGTGAAATCAGCAGTCAGTATGAACGTGGTAAAAACTGTTTTTATCAACTGATCATCTGTATGTACATTTGGTACTCTAAGCAAACTAGAAAGGCTTATATGACTGGTGAATCCTTTAAAAAGCGGATGCCAATCACAAGGTACTGAAGAAACATGGCCTGAGAAATATCTACGAGCTAAGAATGTTCAGAAGCAAAACCCTGCTTTGGATCAATCTCCTGAACAGAAACTCAGCACCGTTCTCAAGACCTCCCATGCTTTGCTCCAGCGCTTGCAACTGCTCCTCCTCACAAACGACCTTTCTTTTCTGGACAAGAGACCATTTGCTTCCTTTGGTGGTCGTGAACTGCTTCGGCAACAGATGCGATGTGGATTCAAGTAGAGAGACAGACATCTCTCTGGCTTCTGCCAGTAGCCTGACCAGCCTGCAATCCGCAGCAGTAGCTTTGCTGCTTGTGATCTTCTTGAAAGGCTTCTGAGCCTGTTTCGCGAGGCGAACGAACGACCCAACCTTGAGTTGAACAACCGTATCATCTCCTCTCTTGACAACCAGTTGTAGCTCCTGGGTACTAAGCTTCAGATTTGCTAAGTTCTCTTGCATGGTGTTGCAGAGATCAATCAGCACGAGGGATCTTTCCAGTTCCTCTTCCACCATCTTCTTGTTTTGGGGAAAGGAGAAGCCAACTTGGTTGCTGGGCAAGCTCATGAGCTCTTCAATGCAGTTGTAGATGTCTCCAAGCCTCGTGAAACCACCACACACTGTGTCCATGGTTGGGGAGGGTGAAGAGA
It includes:
- the LOC127294272 gene encoding uncharacterized protein; the protein is MACHQRSASLPSIPHSSVSKVEIELQDLKSCISSPSPTMDTVCGGFTRLGDIYNCIEELMSLPSNQVGFSFPQNKKMVEEELERSLVLIDLCNTMQENLANLKLSTQELQLVVKRGDDTVVQLKVGSFVRLAKQAQKPFKKITSSKATAADCRLVRLLAEAREMSVSLLESTSHLLPKQFTTTKGSKWSLVQKRKVVCEEEQLQALEQSMGGLENGAEFLFRRLIQSRVLLLNILSS